CCATAGGCATCGTGATAGCTCGTGAGCGCCAGGCCGATCTGCTTCAAATTATTGAAACATTCCGCTCGGCGAGCACTTTCTCGCGCCGCCTGCACGGCCGGCAATAAGATAGCGATCAACAGTCCGATGATCGCCACGACGACCAGAACTTCGACCAGCGTAAATGCGCGCCGTGCCACGGGACCTCCTGTCAGTCGATGAGAAACCACGTTGCGCCCCGATGCGCATGCGACGCGATCTCGGACCAATCGCAAGCGCGACCTGCGCGAGAGACCGCACGATACATGCGCTCTGTCAGCATATCAGGGCACTTGGGATTGCCTAGGACCGCACGATCAAGCCGTAATTGTTAGGAATGTGTTAGCTCGCAAAGCGCCAGGGCGGACGACCACTATTCTCCCGCCACCGGCTGCGGCAGCCAGCGCGGATGATCGAGTCCGCGATCGTCGCGTCCCTTCGAGATCTCTTTGGCGTTGTGGCCCTCGGCGTCCATAACCCACAAAGTGGGCGCAGCGCCCGTGGCTGCGCGGCAGAAAATGATGTAGCGACCGTCGGAAGATTCGCTCGCGCGAAAGTCCCATACGGCCGGATCGCTATGCGTGAGAGCCGTTGACTGACCATTACGAGGATCGAGCCGGAATATCTCGGTGCCGCCGCGAGCGTCCTCGGACTTGTAGTCACGATTGAAGTGGTCCAGGTCCGGCTGACCGACGCGATAGGGCCACGCGATGCGTGCCCCTTCGGTGCGGCGCGGATAAAGAATGCAACCATCGTGTGTCCAGGCCGGCAGATTCGACCCGCTGCCGCGGCTGGTGGTGTCGCCGTAGGTCGCAGCGAACCACATCGGTTGCCCCTCGGTCAGCACGCGATGTTCGCCGCCTGTGGCGCTGCCGATGCAGACATCAGCCCAATCGTGCCCCGGCTCGTTCTTGTAATGACAATCGACGTACAAGATCCATTTACCGTCGGGCGACCAACTGGTGCCGAAGTAAAGATGATCGGGATGGCCCGCGATCTGCACGCGGTTCGTGCCGTCGGTGTCGCTAGTCCAGACTTGATAGCCTTGCGGGCCGGCCAGATGGAACGCAACGCGACGACCATCGGGGCTGAGGCTTAGCCCGTACGGCAGTCCCTCGCCGCCATGCGTAAAGTCGCGGGCATCGGTGCCGTCGAGATTCATGCTGACGATCTGCCCGACCTTGTTCTTAACGACTTGCACCAAAATCCGGTTATCGCTGACCAACAGCGCCGGCGTTTCGAAGGGGGCCAGGCGATCGCGATTGCAGATCTCATCGAGCGAGCCGGTATCCAGGTTGTAGATCCAGATGTGGGTCGGCGTCTGCGTGTAGTATTCCTCGAACGGGCGTCCAGGCCCGTCACGACGCGGCTCCATGCTGAGCATCACCGTGCGCCGGCCGTCCGGAAAACTCGAGCCAGGTTGCCAGGTAGCCTGATTCGGCACCTCAAATTCCAGCCACTTCAGGTCGCTGCCGTCGGCGCGGATGACGGCCGTTTTTCCTTGAGAGGTGAAGAACAGCCGGGCCGAGGCGCGCGGATCAGGTTCCGCGGCCGCCGCCGCAAAATTTGCCGATAGCGCGATCAGCAGGGCGAGGCATCCGGCGATTAGCTCTCGCTGCCAGATGGTGCGGACAACAAAAGGTGTAGGAAGCTTCGCACGAACGGCGCATCGAGCTGTTTTCATGTCACGGCCCGGCCGCAGCCGCGCCCTCCCGAGATTGATGGATTCGGTCGCGGCCGTGGAGCTGCTAGCGCGCCGCAGCCTCATATATTAAGCAGACAGCGCGCTTCTGCCATGCCGGGGGCCGGCTGACCGTATTCGCTGGCTGTGACGCGGGCCAGAGCTGTCAGTTGTCGCCAGCGGAACTTCGGACGCGCCCGGGCGAACTCCTCGGTCGTCGTGTTGAAGTATTTCTCAGCGTGCAGGGCTCCGTCCTCACTAATGGCGTAACCCAGCAGCAGACTTTGAATGTCGGCGGCCGGATAATCTTGCTCGCCATAGACGTGTACCAGGGCACAGGCACGTGCTTGATCCTGGTGTCGGATGGCATCATTGAGATCGGCCACGAGAGAGGCCTGATCTCGCGACTTGATCTTCTCGACTTGCTCGGGTGCCGGCTGCGGCGCTCCCGTCGCGAGTTCGGGCGCGAAGCTGCGATCGCTGCCGACCTGCCAGGCGGACAGAATCAGGCTCACCACACTGTTGCGCCGATTGCTGACTCGCGCGATATGCCGCCAGGCGTTGACCGAATCCGAGGCATGGACGCCGATCGAATCGCCATGCACGCTGCCGATCGGCTTGTTCGGCTGAGCATTACGGGCGATTCGTCCCTTGTCGCGCAGGACGAACTGATTGGCGACCAGCGCCACGGCATCGGCCACTGATTCTGCGGATATACCGTCGGCCAGCGCCGCGGCCACGGCATCCGCCGCCTGATCGGCGGTGCTGGTCAACAAGGTGTTGCACATCGAGTCGAGCCAGCCGTCATCGGCGACGCGCGTGCCCGGCTCGCGCTCGACAAGGCGATACTGATCCAGCAAGCGAGGCAAAAGATCGCGCAGGCTGGCAAAGCGATCGTTGTAGGAGGGCTTGCAGTTGTCGACACAGTAGTGAAGTGACTGTCGCAACGTCGTAAACGCATGCTCGGGACCGACAAGGTCGAGCAAATCCCAGGCGCGATAGGCCAGTACCGTGCGATGGACTTCCACGGCGTCGGCCACGGCCGGCAACAGATCGTTATAAGCCTCGGTCGGCGAGCGACCGGCGGCGGCCGCGAGCAATTCCTCGGCGAGGCGCAGATTTTTGTTGCGTACTGCCTCGCGAATGCGGGCGCCGGCGTCGCTTGTATCGAAGGCGCTGCTGACCTCCACCGGATGCAACGCATCTTCGCCGTTTCCGCCGCGCGCGTGGATGCGATCGGTGTTGCGATACAGCACCTTCAGCACCGGCAAAGCGCGCATGGGCTCGGGAAGCTGCTCGCTCATGTTCAAGGCCGGCGCGAGCGCCATGAATGTGTGGAAGCCGATGTAGTCTTCGCCGCCGAACGCGCGAGCGTTAGCCAGCGTGGCCGCGGCCACGAGTTCCTTGAGCGCCACGCCCTGGCGAAGCTGATCGACGAGCGCCGGCAGCAGGCGATCGATCGGCGTCTCTTGCATCAGCGCCACGAGCGATTCGCGTGGGCCGAACGTGATGCGCGCCGGTGTATCATCCGCGACTGCCCGGGTTAGCCCCAACTCGAGTGCCGCACCGTAGCCGATCGTGGCTACGATCATGCCTTGACCCACGTCCGCCAGAAACGATCGCCGCGAATGCTGGCTCATGGCTCAGCTCCTTTGCGTAGAAGGCGCGATCTTATGGGCCGCCTCGCACCGGTAAAGCAAGAAGGCGGAATCAACCTGAATCTAACTCGCGTGAAATGACGGGACAACGGCTTTGGATATGCCGCGCGGAAAGTCCACGGCTCTCTGCGGGCATAATCCCTAGCGGTGTTACATGTCGTTCCGCCTGCTGAAGTTATTAGCTGAGGAGTTCGGCGATGGAACGTTAAACATGCCACCACCCATGCCACCACCCATGCCACCACCCATGCCACCGCCCATGCCACCACCCATGCCTCCACCCATACCACCACCCATCCCTCCGCGCATGCCGCCCATCATGGTCCTGACCGGAATGACTAGGTCGGCGACAGGATAGACACGCGTGGTCAGAATTTCGTCGGCCTTTTCCTTCGACGTGATCTTCAGCACCTCGTCCTGGACTACGTACGTCAGATCGAACTCTTCCAGAATCAGGCGCAGGGCGCTGCGCAGACTGATTCCTTTGACGCTCCTGCTGACCGGCGCCGAGGGGTCGACCGCCGCATCCGTCAAGCCTTTGGCATCGAGCTGAATTTCGATCTCGTGCTTGCTCTTGATGTAATCAATTACGTCTGTCAGCGGCGTGTCAGCGAATTCGAGGTCGGTCGTGTTGCCTAACTCGCGATAGATCTTTTCTTCGGACGAACCGGGCTGGTATAAGCTGACCGCCTCGGCGTACTTCTTGCGCCGCTCGGTCTTCAGCATCCACTCTTCGGCCGAGGGATAGATGATCGGCGGTTCGTCCGATTGTGGGATGTGCGCGACTTCCGTTGCATAGAGCGACTCGACCACCCCCTTATGACGGCGGCGGACCAAGTCCTTCATGTCGTACACATAGCCCATCGTGCGCGCGACGGTCGGTGACATGGCCGTGGCCACGGCCTCGCCTGGCTCAGGCGTGTTGCGCAATGCCGGCGGAATGTCGTGAGCGCGATCCGCTTCTTCTTCAGCCGCGCGGAATTGCCGCTCGTCCAGCAACGACTCAAAGCGGGCCAGCAACTGATCGGCCTTTTGCTGATTGATCACTAACTCGCGATTAATCTGTTTGCGGGCGTCGGCCTCTGCCTGAACTTCTTGCGTACGCAAATCCCGTTCGATCTTTTCCGACGCGCGGCGCGAGGCTTCTTGCAGGGCCATTTCCAACTGGGCGTCCAGCCGCTGGCGCTGCGCGGCGTCAAGTTCCGGCATCTTGCGGACTCTCTCTAACTCGAGCTTCAGATTGTCGATCACCAGCTCGGGGACGTCGGCCATTCGCGCTCGCCCCTCTTTGATGACATTCCGAACCTCAGTTTGGACGGCTTGTTGCAGGACCCGCCGGTTCCGATCAACGGCATCCAGCAGGGCGTGGTCTTCATTGTCGGCCGGGGCTGCGGCATCGGCCGGTAGCTCGAATTCCATCTTTGGCGCCGCTGCTCCGGGCTGGCTGGCACGTTTGGCCGAGCGCATGAGCGATTCCGCCTCCGCATCCGCGGCATCCATCACGAGTGCCTCGCCGGCGAGCCGGCGTGCCTGTTGCGGATCGCCGGATGCCAAGGCAACTTGCCCTAATCGCTTCAACGAATTTGCGCCAAGCAGCGAGAGACGCCGCAGCTCGGCCAGGCCTTCGCTCCCCAGCGCTGGTAGACCGATGCCTCGATCGTGCCGACCTGCTTTGACGAGTGATTCCAGGTAGGCATGATCGGCATTCGGTGCCGATGGTGTGACGGTCCATATTAGTTCTTGGATTTGTCCGCCGACGTCGGCTCGCATCTTGATCTGTTGGGGCGTCGACAGCATTCCATCGCCGAGAAAAATCGTGTTTCGATCGAAACGCAAGGGAAGACCTCGATCGCCGGAGAGATTGCGCAGGGTACCTGGCATTTCGACGGAGCTGGGCCAAACAACCGGAGCCTGGACGGCCGCGGCCAGCCAATTTCCGACGGCGGCGCCGGTGAAGTTGTCGCCGTCGACAGCCAATACGCCGCCGGTTTGGCGAGCCAGGCAGGCCAGTAGCGGAACGTCGACACGCGGGCCGATGGCATAAGCGATAACGGGCACTTGCCCCTCGCGTAACCGCTCGACCAACGGCAATGCCTGTTTGTGAGCAATGAAATTTGCGGTGCTCATGCCGTCGCCAATATATAAGGCGGCCCGAGCGCGCGAGCGGTCGTTTGCCTGCGGGAACGCTTCACTGGCGGCTGACAGGGCTGCCGCCATGTCCGTGGCTCCCAATGGAACGCGCTCGTTCAACGCATCGATCGCCTGCCGTGTGCCGGGGTCGTCGATCGTGGCGAATCGGTCCATCAACGACACGGCGTTTAGATCGACAGCGAAGAGGCGAACCCGATCGACGGATCTCAACGCCGCCAGTGTCGCGTTCAGTGCGATCAATGCCTTCGTGCGATAATCGCCGGCTTGACTCGCCGACGTGTCGAACAGAATGACAACGTCACGAGGACGCGAGCGCGGACGCGCAACCGACGGCGCAAGATGCAAGGCAAAGCAAGGATCATCATCCTGGCCGCCGACATCCAGTCGGGCGGGTTTTTCCGCAGGCGCCACGGCTGCCCTGACTTGATGGGGCAGCAGGGAGATAATGGCAAGAACACAACCGACCGCGAAACCGTGGATGGTGTACCACATAACCGGCGCTCCCGAACTGCAAGCCCCGTTTTCGCTATTAGAAACCAGAGGAGCGTTTAGTTTCAACATAAAACAGCTCCGAAGTCACGAGTAGTTTTCGATGCTTACAGATATGCAAGAAAGGTGCGGCGAAAGTCGCGAAAATCGCGATCGAAGTGTAACAGCTGCGATACTCCTGATCCGACATTTGGTCCGTAGCCTTGTCGACAGGCGGCGGCCGGAATGGCAGAGCGGATCCTCGACTCCTGCGCGAACAATCGCGTCCACGAGCTTGCAATGATGAAATCGCCCTAAAGGCACGGAAATGGCGTCCCGATGGTTCACTGTCTTACAGAATTCGTAGGGTTATAATTTGGAAGGCGCGTTTCGCCTGCAAAATCAACCGGGCGCGTTTCACTCTCGGCTTATCTTTCTCAAGGGGCTTCGCGATGCAAAGGCTACGTAGAACGACAAGCGGCTTGCTATTCCTCGTCGCGCTGACAGGCTGCATTCCGGAATCCGAACACCCGATCACGCCGCTCTATAGCGCTGAGCAGGATAAAGAGCTGACTGGCTTGTGGACGTCCGAAGACGAAGAGTCGGTCCGTTACCTACACATTGGCGCCGAGCTGGAGAAGGGGATCACCGAGGACGAGGCCGAAGAGGGGCTGATGCGGTTCTGGCTGGTGACGCACCGCACGTCCGACGGCCGGACCGGCGTCGAAAAGCCATTCTCGATGCGCTTCTTCGTCTCGAAGTGCCGCGAGAATCAATTCGCCAATGCGGTGCTGCCTATCGAGGAGACGCCAGGCGTACCCGCGGCGGGAGCGGCGAAGTACTACTTCATGAAGTACAAGATCGTCGGGGACGAGCTGAACGTGTGGGGCATTGATTTCGCAGCCGCAGCAGCCGCGATCGATCGAGGTGAACTCGGTGGAACGGTGGTTCGCGAGGGGAGCGAGTTAAAGAGCGTGCAATTCACCGATTCGAGCGAGCACCTGATGGTGTATCTCAGCGGCGGCGGCGCGGACAAGCTGTTCCCCGAAAAAGGGAAGACCGTGTTTCGCCGGATACATTAATTCACGATCGCGATTGCTGGATTCGTGCCGGGACGCTGGCTCAGCCGCCGCGCACTAGCCGGCGAATGTTCTCAAGCACGGCCCGAATCAGCTCGGGCGTTCGCAGCGACCGTTGCGCAGAGCGCGGTAGGCCAGTATTGATCTGAAAAGGTCGCTGAGACGGCAGAGCCTCGGATGCATCTCTGGAAGATGCTCCGGCGAAACGGCTGAAGCGTTCGTCGAACGAACGAGCCGTGCGAGGCGTGGCGAAGCACCGCACCTTGGCATCCAGGTCGAATTCTTGAATCGTGCGTAATTCGGCCCATGCGCCTAATCGGCGCAGCGCGCGAGCTGCTTCGCGAAGGGTTCGCGTGTCGTGACCGGCGATAAACGGAATGATTTCTCGGATCGCGCTACGGCGTCGCATGCGTCCTATAAGCCACAACGACAACTGCACGAGTTCTGGCTCGCCCGAGGCCAGGCCACGATACAACGCGGCGATCCGCCCGCGGCGCAGTATTGCGCGGAAAACGTCGCGGTATGTCAGCAACGACGGCCGTCGCTGATCGCCGAGGTGTGAGGTGGTTCGCCTCTCGAAGATTCCGGCGAGAACGATCGCCGCGGCTTCGTCTTCGCTGGTCACGAGGACCCGACGTCCATCGCCGCGCGATTCGGTCCACACATGCAGACGCAGGCTGCTGCCGATGTCGCGCCGCATAATACGGGCGATCGCGCCGAGGGATCGCATTCTGTGGCAGCATCCGGACATCGGTGATCGAGGCCTCGCGGTAAGCCCGTGACCGGGTGTGGTGGCTTTTCGACCAACTCAGGGTATCGCGAAATTTTAATTCGGGGCAATCCCGTTTCCCAAGGTTCGACCGGAACTGCCTACGGGCCTGAAACACCTGGAAGCCGCCGGAACCACCGTTCCTGCAACCGGACGAAATTGTTTCCCTTGGCCGGTGGATTGTTTACAATCGAGGGCAGGTGGCGAACCGTGCCGGACTGCCAAAATCCTGCCTATTTTTGCGGCGCGGCGTTTTGACCGGCGGCCTGATTCCTCGATTTGCGGGAATTGGTGTCGGTCGACGTCACCAGCTTGCCTGCCTCCCCGCCTGACATTGCTCCTCGAAGGAATCGGCCATGACGCGACGCGCGCCCCTGCCCGTGGCATTGCTTATGCTCACCATGTTGGGCCTGTTTTTGTTTTCTGACGCGGCGAAGGCCGCCGATCCGATCGGCTACAACATCGACATTCGTCCGATCCTGGCCGAGAACTGCTTTGCCTGCCATGGGCCGGACAGCGCCTCGCGCAAGGCGGACCTGCGGCTCGATCGTCGCGAGGCCGCGATCGAGATGGGGGCCATCGTTCCGGGCAAGCCGGACGAGAGCGAGTTGGTGAAGCGAATCATCAGTGCCGACGAAGACACGATGATGCCGCCGGCAGCCTCGCATAAGAAGCTGACGGCCGAACAGAAGAAGTTGCTGACCGATTGGGTGGCAGCCGGCGCCGAATACCAACCGCACTGGTCGTTTATCGCGCCGGTGCGAACCGCGCCCCCCGAAGTCCAGGATAAGGCTTGGCCGCGTAGCGGCATCGACAACTTTATTTTGGCGCGGCTCGAATCGCTCGGGTTGAAGCCGGCCCCTGAGGCGGATCGGCGCACGTTGGCACGTCGCGCGTGTCTGGACATAACAGGTTTGCCTCCCGAGCCGGCCGACGTCGAGGCGTTCGTGGCCGATCCGGCGCCCGACGCGTACGAGCGCTACGTCGATCGTTTGCTCGCCTCGTCTGCGTGGGGTGAACATCGCGCGCGGTACTGGCTGGATGCAGCCCGCTATGCCGACACGCACGGAATTCACTTCGACAATTATCGCGAAGGCTGGGCCTATCGCGATTGGGTGATCAACGCGTTCAATCGAAACCTGCCGTTCGATCAATTCACGATCGAGCAACTGGCCGGCGACCTGTTGGCGAACCGATCGCTCGATCAACTCGTGGCGTCTGGTTTCAATCGTTGCAACATGACGACCAACGAAGGGGGCGTGATCCCTGAAGAGTATTTGGTGCTGTACACCCGTGACCGGACGGAAACGGTCTCGCAGGTGTGGCTGGGAATGACGACCGGTTGCGCGGTGTGCCACGATCACAAGTTCGATCCGGTCTCGCAGCGCGAGTTCTACGAGATGGCGGCGTTCTTTAATAACACCACGCAACAGGCGATGGACGGCAACATCAAGGACACGCCTCCGACAGTCGTTGTGCCGACGGCCGAGGATCGCCAGGCGTGGGAGAAGCTGCCAGGCGAGTTGGCCGTCGCGCAGCAGCAGATCGACGCGCGCCGGGCCGCGGCACGTGGCGAGTTCGACACCTGGTTGGCGCAAGCCGCTCCGGCCACGGTCGAAGCTCGGCTCGTGAGTGCCGGCATGTCGTTCTACGCACCACTCGGCGAGAGTGCCGGCAACGTGCTGGCCGTCTCGATCGGCGGGCAGCCGCGTCCGGTGTCGCTGGGGAGCGAGCCGGCCTGGGATACGGGCGTGACCGCGGCTAAGGCTTTTAAGAGTAAGCCAGACATTGTGATGGAAGTAGCCGGCGTCGGCGACTTCGAGCGCGATCAGCCGTTTACCTGCAGCGCCTGGGTCAAGGTTCCGAAGGACAATGTTAGCGGCGCGATGGTGGCGCGCATGGACGAAGCCAACGGTCATCGCGGCTGGGACATGTGGCTGGACGGTGGCCGGCCGGGAATGCATATCGTTCACAACTGGCCGGACGACGCCCTGAAGGTTGCCAGCAAGACCGCGCTGAAAGCTGACAAGTGGCAGTATGTCAG
This sequence is a window from Pirellulales bacterium. Protein-coding genes within it:
- a CDS encoding DUF1553 domain-containing protein is translated as MTRRAPLPVALLMLTMLGLFLFSDAAKAADPIGYNIDIRPILAENCFACHGPDSASRKADLRLDRREAAIEMGAIVPGKPDESELVKRIISADEDTMMPPAASHKKLTAEQKKLLTDWVAAGAEYQPHWSFIAPVRTAPPEVQDKAWPRSGIDNFILARLESLGLKPAPEADRRTLARRACLDITGLPPEPADVEAFVADPAPDAYERYVDRLLASSAWGEHRARYWLDAARYADTHGIHFDNYREGWAYRDWVINAFNRNLPFDQFTIEQLAGDLLANRSLDQLVASGFNRCNMTTNEGGVIPEEYLVLYTRDRTETVSQVWLGMTTGCAVCHDHKFDPVSQREFYEMAAFFNNTTQQAMDGNIKDTPPTVVVPTAEDRQAWEKLPGELAVAQQQIDARRAAARGEFDTWLAQAAPATVEARLVSAGMSFYAPLGESAGNVLAVSIGGQPRPVSLGSEPAWDTGVTAAKAFKSKPDIVMEVAGVGDFERDQPFTCSAWVKVPKDNVSGAMVARMDEANGHRGWDMWLDGGRPGMHIVHNWPDDALKVASKTALKADKWQYVSLVYDGTGKAEGVKIYIDGAAQEVEIVTNKLANSIRTTVPLKLAQRNTGSRVDDLSLQDLRLYNRALQPGEVAQLATATRAAYLVAKPAEGRSPSEVEELYAWWLDGVDASHQQLVARKRELSATEAAIKTRATIAHVAQEKGDAAPTAYILYRGDYDKRRDEVKADTPDILPPFPAELPKNRLGYAQWLLRPEHPLTARVTVNRFWQEVFGAGLVKTTGEFGVAGELPSHPELLDWMALEFRDHGWDMKRFFRELVLSATYRQSAATTPEKLEKDPQNKLLAHGPRFRMDGEMVRDYGLAASGLLVRKLGGPSVRPYQPEGVWEAVAMIGSNTRDYKQDSGDNLYRRSMYTFWKRAAPPASMDIFNAPSREQCTVRRERTNTPLQALATLNDPQCVEAGRRLAEQTLRDGGDSDVTRIDYMSRRILGRTFTAEERPLVEKSLASLTAYYRDHADDAQQLVTFGESKPDAGLDVRTLAGWTMLSNELLNLDEVLNK